aaattacgtctcactgcaacgatcgccatctagtggacaagcgactacttcggccaatactgaaaatgcagccatgatgatgatgatgaatatttattttggctttcttttaatcctactgattttcatttttttacgggggcaaaccacaaatgagtgattatgagccaggttgatgtgggcccttgagaccaacataccataaaagattcacagagaactgtgtctgccctaccctcctttcggggtccagtccagcgggggctgcagatgaaaacggcggttccatgctatccatgtggggtacatgctcaccaagttttgtgtaccccggtcttttcagtgtccgggaatccttgttggtgtacgccactaaatgtacacataaattattttattgtaaggccccccatgaacgaaagtacacaaaacttggcatgcattcagagggtgtcataatgatcctactcttttaatttcgtgcagttttgaccttgtcagccagagatattgagatgaaaacacctcatttttttgctttttaatttttaactaggtggcttatacatgaaataagtggtaatgggatgggttgacaagcccccttaagaccaacatacaaaaaaaaggtggacctcctaggccctacggttctcgagatattcacagaaaacagtctctggccacctacaggccagttggtgtatagtaacataaattaatttattgtgtggcccccccatgaacggaattccacaaagcttggcgtgcatacatagggtgtcataatgatcctacacttccaattttgtgcagttttgactatgttaggtcacagataccttcaattacaccacctcattttttttttttgtgtttaactaggtggcttatacatgaaatgagtggttatggaatgggttgacatggccccttgagatcaacatacaaaaaaaaaaaaatggtcctcctaaaccctacggttttgagatattcacagaaaactgtgtctgccctaccctcctttctcgggggtccaattcagcggaggggctacagatcaaaaaaaaaaaacgatggttccatgctatccatgtggggttacatgtccaccaagtttcgtgtaccccggtctttcagtgtcccgggaatcattgacggaaatttgggcatgcgaaaaagaaaaaaaatataaaaaaaaaaaatctgactaaacctatatgaccgccgcttcgctgtgcggaGGTCATAATAAGGAAGAGGAGTCAGAGTATATCAGTCAGTCAGGGTGCTGATAACCATCTGCCTATTAGAAGGGTCACTAAGTCATTAACGTTGTGTCATTAACAGCTCTCAGTTTTTGTCTCTATAGCCTCATTTATGTACCCATCCATACATTTTGGTGCCAATCAATACTGCCACACCACCTCCATTATACACTTCCTTATAGATGGGCACATGGAAGTACAATAAATCAACATGTCACTTATTAAATAGTGATACCCTGCAATGTCCTAGCAAAGGCACAAAGACACAAATGTATACATATGAGACCTATTAAAACTCACCATTTTATTATGATAATGTTATTTTGATATGTCAAAATTACAAGTGTGTGATGGAACataaaaacagttacaaacatatgtatgcatatttaCATGACATTTATGAAAAGTAACACGCTACATctgtaataaaaagaaaatacaactaTGATATGAGTTATTGACTATAAATTTTACATCATATAGTTGGTATTTTCAAAAAAAGGGTGATAGAAGTACCTAGAATGCATATAAACCGTTATAACCGGAAATCAGCACTGTTAAAAGTTTAGATGAACATTACAATGGATGTGAGGCACTTGTTGAGGTTGTCAGGGTGTGAGAATGAGCAGACAGCActgcaaagaaaaagaaaagatgcagaaaaagaaacaaaaaaatcagGCAGTGTTTATAGAAGAATTATCAGAAGAGTACCATTTatactgcattttttttttccaaaaacacaaatgtttttttccactACCAAGAACTAACCACGGGATAGTTACATCATCAAGCGCtggaaggagaagaaagaagcCTAGCTACATACATCAGTGCACCCAAGCATCAGAGAAACTGGATAAAGAAACAACTCAACTGCTATGAAAAGTAAAATTCTTTTTCATAAACAATACACTCAAGAAACATGTTTATATATgcatttcttttctgttttttttttttttaaacccagACAAGTCAAGAATGTATGTCTTTCTGCATTCCATAGTTATGCACAGTTTCCAAGATTGAAGGAAGATAGACTACTGTATAGCAGCAAAGTGGTTAAAAACTGAAGTCATGTTTATGCAAAGTTAACGGATAGGTTTATaataaagacaaaataaaagaagaCATGAAAAATCCAAACAAAAGTAGACATCTtgcatataaaatacagtacacaacaTGGAGTTGCACTGTGCTAGATAATGCAGAATGAAACTTTGTGGCATTAAATACAGATTCTGTATAAATATTGGTAGTCCTATGGGTGTCCTACGTTTAGCTTCTCAGCCAGCAAGTTTTGTTATGGTTGCTTAAACCTTGGTTTAGGGTGGATGAAATATGAAAAGCAGTCCAATTCAATCTGGTGCAAGACAAAAGGCATGGGGAAAATGTATGCTCAGAGATGAGTgcacatacaaaacaaacatatctagacagacagacaaaacaaaGAGACAGATTTGTGATCTCAGGTTATATGGTATCAGAGAACTAGGTAATGTTTTAACAGTCTGAattctgtattttattttttaatatatatatttttacccTCAACATAATAAAATTAGTGATTGTTTCTAGCAGCTTCATATATCAAACTTTTTAAAAGTGGAACTGCCACTGCTGTACCCCTCAGTGTCCCCTTCCCACCGCGTTCAATACAAAACTAGAAAGAAACTCTATTTAAAAGCTTACTCCTCTTCTTCAGCTCCCTCTACTTTTCAATGTGAAATAATACTAAAAGGTGACCTATGTACATAGTGCTGTCAATGTCAGCTACAGTAATATACTGACAGCAGTGATAAATACAACTCTATCTTAAAAATTTAGACTGGGATTATTATTACGGTTTAAATATAGTGTTACTTAtttacattacaaaaaaaaaaaaaaaaaaaagagagagtttgGTACCTGGGGTAACTTTTAAAGTGTCATGTTACTGACTGCGAAAGAGGTTTCGTTTCTTTAAGTGATCATAGTTGCATAGAAAGTAAAGAATGTTGTTGCTTAGGACTGAAGGGGTCTGAAAATAGCAATTTGGATTTCCCCATGCGCAAGTTTTTAAAGAGTCATGGTCGCTTCTACTGTTGTGCAGTCAAGAACAGAAAAATTCTAGAGTGAAGATAAGCTCTGCTGGTAAATGCATCAACGGTGCTAATGCATCAGTGGGTTTTGCTCCTGGAGTTTTGTACTGGAGGCTGCAACGAGGTTCACAGAGTTCACATTTAAAGCTTTTAGGCGATCATGAAAACGGCATGCCAAAATCATAGACCTGTCTACTGCACTAATGAAAGAATACCATTATGATCAGAAAATGGTAGCGACATTTCTGAACCAAGGATTACTTTAAGATTACTAGAATAATATAGTTCTATTTAAATGTACAAAATTGAATTACTTAATGATTCTTCTTTTTAAAGATTTTGCCGCTTCAAAGATTTTTTAATAAACAAAAGCCAAATAGCTTTTTGCCAtctgttgcatgatgcttgcatgaacTCCAATATGCTTCCATCACTTGTAATATATCTTACAGCTCCAGTGCAAAACTAGGTGGTAAATGTTTGTATTCCAAACACTTTTGGGATAAACTTAATTTAAATGAGAGATAATGGGATTTTATTTGTCACTGAACTATTCCTTTACATTACGATTCTATTACTGGGAGAACATCCATTACTGAAAATGTTTTCACTTATGCGTTAGACCTCTGGTAATCTATACATAACACAGACCAATCTCATTggattttttcccccattttgtGTAACTGTACATGACAGTTGAGAGGGGTACTTTTAGAGAGGTTCTCAGGGGTGAAACTGTTGTCCCTACATACAAGGGTTCCCACACCTGAGTCATCattatgctttgtgtgtgtgtgtgtgtgtgtgtgtgtgtgtgtgggtggtggggggttctGTAtgacacacagtcaaacacaactCACATATCACAAAAGAAGTGCAACACACATAAACTAGACATGGAAAAATTAACGTTCCGAAGTACTGGGTGACTCAACAGTGGGGTTCAGGAGATGCATTATATAAGGCTATACACATTTCAAActaagaaatgtttgtttaaAATTACAGTTGTTTATTCTTTGTAATGTGCATGGTATATTATTGTTAGGTGCACAACCAGGCACAGACAAACCATAAAGGTGTCCACAACGGCATGGAGTACTTAGATTCTCCATTTCAATCTAGGTGCTTTGATGAGGGGAGATTAGACTACTTAGAAGATCTACCATCAGCATGGCTAATGCTGAGGGAGCAACAATAGTCAGATTCTCTCAGATAAGCCTAATTGTAAGTGCCTCTTTTACAACAAAGGGTGTGTGAGGGTCTCCTCATCTTCAcccaaacaataacaatgacaaataaaaaataataataattactcCTACAAACAATTTGTTCAAATGAAAATCTAAAATTAAAAACTTGCTGGTTGAGCCAACTTTTTGTTTGGAAATGGTCTCTGAGCACAAAAGCTGAGGGAGAAAACAAAATGTTGTTTCATTCTGAAACGCACGCGCAACGGGGCAAACAACACTGACAGCACGGGGCAAACAACACCAGGAGAGCTGCAGCTGGGAGGTTGGTCTTGTGAATATTGGGCAACGGGGCACTATCTTCATTCCTGACAGTAGGAcataactttttttcttttttttatatcccCCTTAGTCTTCTGAGGGAGGTGACCAATGTGTTACCAGTTTCCCTTCAGTATTAAATAATCCAATCATACTCCACTGGAATGCAAGTAAATGGTCCAAAACTATGTTGTCAATACGGGGATGGAAGTCCATTCGACATCTAAGAACCGTCAAAAAGCTATTTCAGACGACACCCTTCAAAAACAATGGCGTTACTGTACTTGAACGGTCATTGAAAAAGGCGAAACAAGGAAACGTATGTACATCCACCATAGACATAAGAAAGGATAAAACATCTCTGCACAGCTAAAACACAAGAAGGGACTTCCTGTTAATGTATCACTAGAAGCCATTTGGGTTACCTTATAtggaagggagaaaaaaaacatacctaGTGCACTTTTTCTTCTGTCTAAATGATTACACTGTCAGCGAATGCTTAAGTCAGAAAAGAAAGGCCACGGTTATCCAACTGCAAAGTCACAAGAAAAAGCAAGAACAAATCCCTTTTAGCATTTTAactcatacagtatatttttctGTAAGCACAACTGGGTACGGAGTtccattttttgtaattatctTCATATGTTATGTTTTTTGATCTCTgtacaaaaaggaaaaaaagacagtatTCCTTCATGAAGATACACATTACTTTCATGAGTCTGAAATGGTGGCCTGTTTGTTTCCATGTTCAAGTTTATGCAAGTGTGGAtgttgaatgagtgtgtgtaagcctatgtgtgtgtgtgtgttcagaaatATCTCCACATCTGGTAATCCTGGAGCTTCTCCATTGCGCGTTGAAAGCCTCCGTTGACACAAAGAGCCTTCCAGATCCACTGAAGCCTTTCCTGTTGGGGCTTCCGCTGCGCCCCCCAAACAAATCTCTAAAAGCCTTCCCGACGGCCTGGAGCGGGAGAGAGGAGACCCCTCTCCCTCAACCCGTTTTTCCAAGGCCAACGGGGAGCAAAGAGGAACACAACTACAAAGATGCTGACGTTTTTTTGCTCTTCCGCACCACTCAGTCCTTTTTGTCGTTTGTTTTTTCCTAAATTCCGAGAAACAAAATTCTCTGTGGTTGCatcgttgttttttttttaataattcccATAGGTGGGCACGTGGCGACTTTCCGCGGGGGGTGGCAAATGTTGTTGCCGCTCAGCCGGCCGCCTTGTGCTTGCCGCCGCAGCAGCGGCACGCCTCGCCGCAGTGGTGGCACAGGCGCAGCGGCAGGTAGCAGCACATACACGGCGCCACCAGCGAGAGCGCCAACAGCGCCGCCCAGCGCAGGCAGAACTGCTCGTCGGACGTGTCGCACGAGCAAGGGTCCGAGAAGTCGCCCTCAGAGTCGGACATGCAGTGGTAGAGCAGGCTCTCGGCGCACAGCATGCAGCTGACGCGGTGGATGCACTGCCGGATGGGGTCCGGTGCGTCCGGGCACTGGCCCCGCCGGTTGTCCTGCCGGTTGAACATCTCGCGGCAGTAGAGGCAGCGCGAGCGCTCGCCCTCCTCCCGGCGCCGCCGTGACGCCTTGCCCTTGAGCAGCGGTGACGGCTGTTGCGTCTTCACTGGCTCCTTGTGCCCGTGGCCGCCCCCGATGCCGCCCACCCCGCCAAGGCCTCCCCCCACGCCGCCCAGGGAGCCCTCTGGGTACAGGTAGGAGCAGGGCTTGGACTCGTGCTCGTCACGCTCAGTTTCCTGCCTCCACACCACCGGGTGGCGGTAGTCCTCGTAGCCCCGGATCAGCACGTCCTTGCGGGGGTTGATGCGCACAATCTCCTCCTCATCTGGGTGGAAGGTGACGTGGCGCTGGGAGCTAAAGGAGACCtggagtgatgagagagagagagagagagagagagagagagagagagagagagagagagagagagagagagagagagagagagagagagagagagagagagagacagagagacagagagacagagagacagagagacagactctGAGCTGATGGTGCAGTGCAGACCGATTTGCAGAAGACACCCACACAATGATGCTATGAACATATGGCCATAACTCATCGCAGAACAATAACAAAGCTTTTTCCCCGCAGGGGCCTTTTCTTCTAACAACACAGAAGATCTTAAATGTAGCTAGAGGTAGGGATTTACATTTAAGACATTCAACAAGTAATCTGAGAATAGATAAACAAGCTTAAGTGCTTTTGAAACTGTGCCCAATTATTATTTACATGGCCTACTTTTTAAGACTAGCCTACACAAACACTTCCTGATAAAGAGTTGGATCGATACGTTTTAATACAGTCTACTCCAAACTGACAGAACACCAACAGGAAAATGTTCTTCAGCATGAGCAGGATGGAGAGCTTTGTGAGGAGGGATATTGGACCTGGGGTGGCAGGTAGCGGCGGTGGGAGGTGGGGAATTCATCGAAGGGCTGGGCGCGCACGTAACAGCCGCGGAGCTCGCTGGGCATCATGCCCCCGTGGGGTGAGAAGGGCTCCTTCATGGGGCTGCAGATGGAGGGTGGCTCTGTGGGCACCTGcaacacgcacaaacaaacaaacaaacaaacaaacaaacaaacacccagTGAGAAGTGTGAAATCACTACACTTCAGACAGAACACACATTATTGTAGCTAAACCTATTACTACAAATTACTAATATACTACCCGGATATATTTGTGAgtatttttatgttttgttaacATTCTACTATGAAAGATTCCACACCCCACTTTACTAAACCAAACAAAAGcagcacaaacaaataaacacactcaaacgGAATAATGAGGAAAGGGCAAACATCTACAGCAGTAATTAAACAGGTCAGGGAAAGCTAGGTACCAACACTATCAGTGTCAAATTCTTCTTTATAGGAAAGTTCTACTCGTGTCTAACTTCAATGAGCACTGAATTGCTTACACAAAGCTGGAAAAAAGGCTAATGATGAGCGTATTTGAGATGAAGCCTTCTGCTGCCCACGGGAGCTCCCTAACTGTCCACAAGGTGGAGCTCTGTGCCTAGGAAACACATGTGCTGCTGGATGACTCCACACCTTCTGTGTGAAGAACTTTCGAGTTCATGTCGTCCTTGCACACGTTCCTAgcatttctttttcctttttttcccttctccgCCTTTCTGTGGGTGGGTGGCAGAACTAGGGAGCTGTGACTGATGTACACCGAGAACCTTTGAACGTGCCAAATGCAAGAATCCATCACTCCTGACACCAGCGCATTCCTCCCAGTGACAAATCCCTTCTTCACCAGCTCCCAGACATCATTATTCTATAATACAGACTTTATCTAAATATGGCTGAAAGGACGAGAAAGGTCAAATTACGCACGCCTCCTAATATTCTGATATTTCATCGCACAGATGAAGGGAGGGATTGTGAGGAACTAAAAAGGAGATCAAATGCAAGAAATtaattttgtgcatgcacatgtgcacacacaatatGATTTTGAATATGTAACCTTGATGCATCGAGAAGATGTGAAGAGTTGACTGCACTTGACCAGTGATGGTGGATACCGgtcaacacacacccacccaccatcCTTCCTGACCAAATGTTCACTCTGTCAATGACAACATGGCTCAGTGATGACTGCCCTACAGGTGAGGCATCCGGCATCATGAAGGATACCCATCTATAGATTGTCCACTTTTTTGCACAGTTTCTGTGCCGACTTCTCTCGTGCTGCACCAGCGCTAGCTAGCATCAGAGGGAGGccctg
Above is a genomic segment from Alosa alosa isolate M-15738 ecotype Scorff River chromosome 19, AALO_Geno_1.1, whole genome shotgun sequence containing:
- the spred1 gene encoding sprouty-related, EVH1 domain-containing protein 1 — encoded protein: MSEESTNPNDDSYARVRAVVMTRDDSSGGWLPLGGGGLSCVTVHRVSRPDDSSGNGSTGGNGSGGGADFLIQGERLKDKSIVLECNIKRDLVYNKVNPIFHHWRIDNKKFGLTFQSPADARAFDRGIRRALEDIKQGCPVYSDSDTPEDGLQVPTEPPSICSPMKEPFSPHGGMMPSELRGCYVRAQPFDEFPTSHRRYLPPQVSFSSQRHVTFHPDEEEIVRINPRKDVLIRGYEDYRHPVVWRQETERDEHESKPCSYLYPEGSLGGVGGGLGGVGGIGGGHGHKEPVKTQQPSPLLKGKASRRRREEGERSRCLYCREMFNRQDNRRGQCPDAPDPIRQCIHRVSCMLCAESLLYHCMSDSEGDFSDPCSCDTSDEQFCLRWAALLALSLVAPCMCCYLPLRLCHHCGEACRCCGGKHKAAG